In Bacteroidia bacterium, a genomic segment contains:
- a CDS encoding putative LPS assembly protein LptD, which translates to MLQIKYIFRHYKLIGFFLKSIILALGVFFSGGQSLYAQQIPDSVSVADTLTVPENVSDSIRFPGVDTQENRLSSEIPTQDSLRAAAPDPRKIFLDSLEAASDLKAEVSYKSADSIVFDVEQGILFLYENAEITYDEIALKAKEVRVDIDKQTLYANGVTDSLGVYQGAPEFTQSGETYQSRAISYNFKSQKGRVVEGRMVESEGFVLAEVAKYHPDGTFHGQNGKYTTCDADDPHYYIRSRKLKMLPDDKLISGPLNLVIAGFPIPVIIPFGFVPNKKGQKNGLILPQYGEAQDRGFFLRNMGYYWGINDNFDLRLEGDIYTRGGWRLGGSTTYNKRYKFSGRLGFQYGVTRFNEKTDPDFQRTSAWTLTWSHNQPIDPTARISASVNISSSNRFQREISYNQNDFFTNNLNSSVNFQKNFNNLPISFNVGVRHQQDLNKETMSLQFPELNFNMNRQTPFKNVSNKNLKWLSQLGINYNMQARNSLETVPDTLIDDILLHPGDSLDWIIVEGGDSILTKRLGSSFYSNGMRHNASTSTTLKLFNYLNISPNFSYAEYWYTETLQKEWDPEKQRIVESPVAGFARAYDFNTSLSATTNFYGIYVLPKTRRQIAFRQRFSPSVSYNLKPDFSAEKWGFYNEVQSDTTGTKTQVYSIFEDGIYGGPSRGESQSLNFSLSSVLEMKYRKKESFDEDFDEKEDKFARINVLDNIGISTGYNFAADSFQLAPFNFRARTSLFNNKVDLNGSMTMDPYVFAPDNVPVPIKPPAARRQNVLMLQETGELGRITRAQISLSTSFSSKKQGAKKTKGEDFDEVEYRQVLNNMYQYVDFDIPWTLRFRYNLSYSKPDLNAPRITQTMNFDGDVNFTPKWKIGYSSGFDIEKLEFTNTRLSIFRDLHCWEMSFSWIPFGVQKSYSLTINVRSSTLKDLRLSKNNYWQDRFRGL; encoded by the coding sequence TTGCTACAAATAAAATACATATTCAGACACTACAAATTAATAGGATTTTTCCTTAAAAGTATAATTTTAGCCCTGGGGGTTTTCTTCTCCGGCGGCCAGTCTTTATACGCGCAACAAATCCCGGACTCTGTTTCTGTAGCAGACACCCTCACTGTGCCGGAAAATGTTTCTGACAGCATTCGTTTTCCCGGAGTGGACACGCAGGAAAACCGTCTCTCTTCTGAAATTCCGACTCAGGATTCCCTGCGCGCGGCCGCACCAGATCCCCGGAAAATATTTCTCGATTCCCTTGAAGCTGCCAGCGACCTGAAGGCAGAAGTTTCTTACAAATCTGCCGATTCCATTGTCTTTGATGTAGAGCAAGGCATTCTTTTCCTCTACGAAAATGCAGAGATTACTTATGACGAAATTGCCTTGAAAGCCAAGGAAGTGCGGGTAGATATTGACAAACAAACCCTCTATGCCAATGGCGTTACAGATAGTCTGGGCGTGTATCAGGGCGCGCCCGAGTTTACCCAAAGCGGAGAAACGTATCAGTCGCGAGCCATTTCTTATAACTTCAAATCTCAGAAAGGCAGAGTCGTAGAAGGGCGGATGGTGGAGTCGGAAGGGTTTGTCCTTGCCGAAGTAGCCAAATATCACCCCGACGGTACCTTTCACGGGCAAAACGGCAAATATACCACCTGCGATGCCGACGACCCTCATTATTATATCCGCTCGCGAAAACTGAAAATGCTCCCCGATGATAAACTCATCAGTGGGCCACTAAACCTGGTGATTGCAGGTTTTCCGATTCCGGTGATTATTCCCTTTGGTTTTGTACCCAATAAAAAAGGGCAAAAAAACGGGCTGATCCTCCCGCAGTATGGCGAAGCACAGGACCGTGGATTTTTTCTGCGAAATATGGGGTATTACTGGGGAATCAACGATAATTTTGACCTGCGACTGGAAGGCGATATCTATACACGGGGTGGCTGGAGGCTGGGCGGCAGCACAACCTACAATAAGCGATATAAATTCAGCGGAAGACTCGGGTTTCAATACGGCGTAACCCGCTTCAATGAAAAAACAGATCCGGACTTTCAGCGAACCTCTGCATGGACACTTACCTGGAGCCATAACCAGCCGATTGACCCTACTGCAAGAATTTCTGCCTCTGTCAATATCTCGTCTTCCAATCGGTTTCAGCGTGAAATCAGCTACAACCAAAACGATTTTTTCACCAACAACCTCAACTCATCTGTCAACTTTCAGAAAAACTTCAATAATCTTCCTATCAGTTTTAACGTCGGCGTAAGGCATCAACAGGATCTCAATAAAGAGACTATGAGCCTCCAGTTTCCGGAGCTCAACTTTAACATGAACCGACAGACGCCGTTCAAAAATGTCTCCAACAAAAATCTGAAATGGCTCTCTCAGCTGGGGATCAACTACAATATGCAGGCGAGAAACTCGCTGGAAACCGTTCCCGACACGCTGATTGACGATATTCTCCTCCACCCCGGAGATTCCCTGGACTGGATTATCGTGGAAGGCGGAGACAGCATTCTGACCAAAAGGCTGGGGTCATCATTTTACTCCAACGGCATGCGGCACAATGCCTCAACCTCTACGACACTCAAGCTGTTTAACTACCTCAATATTTCGCCCAACTTCTCCTATGCAGAATACTGGTACACTGAAACCCTCCAAAAAGAGTGGGATCCGGAAAAACAAAGAATTGTCGAGTCCCCGGTAGCCGGGTTTGCAAGAGCCTATGACTTTAACACGTCGCTCAGCGCAACCACAAACTTTTATGGCATTTATGTCCTACCCAAAACCCGCAGGCAAATCGCTTTCAGGCAGCGCTTTAGCCCCAGCGTCTCTTACAATCTGAAGCCAGATTTTTCTGCCGAAAAATGGGGATTTTACAACGAAGTACAGTCTGATACCACCGGGACCAAAACACAGGTGTACAGCATTTTTGAGGATGGAATTTACGGAGGTCCCTCACGGGGAGAAAGCCAATCACTCAATTTCAGCCTATCCAGCGTACTTGAAATGAAGTACCGGAAAAAGGAAAGTTTTGACGAAGACTTTGATGAAAAGGAAGATAAATTTGCCCGGATTAATGTCCTGGATAATATCGGCATCAGCACCGGATACAATTTTGCCGCCGACAGCTTCCAGCTGGCACCGTTTAACTTCCGCGCGAGGACCAGTCTTTTCAACAACAAAGTGGACCTCAACGGCTCTATGACCATGGACCCCTACGTATTTGCACCAGACAATGTACCCGTTCCCATCAAACCGCCCGCTGCACGGAGACAAAACGTATTGATGCTACAGGAAACCGGAGAACTTGGCCGGATCACACGGGCACAAATCAGTCTTTCGACTTCTTTTAGTTCAAAAAAACAGGGTGCAAAAAAAACAAAAGGAGAGGATTTTGACGAAGTAGAATACCGTCAGGTTCTGAACAATATGTACCAGTATGTCGATTTTGACATTCCATGGACGCTGCGGTTCCGCTACAACCTCAGCTACTCCAAACCCGATCTCAATGCGCCGAGAATCACCCAGACAATGAATTTTGACGGAGACGTCAATTTTACCCCAAAATGGAAAATTGGCTACAGCAGCGGATTTGATATCGAAAAGCTAGAGTTTACCAACACAAGGTTATCTATTTTCAGAGATCTCCACTGTTGGGAAATGTCCTTTTCATGGATTCCATTTGGTGTGCAAAAAAGTTACTCACTTACGATTAACGTCCGCAGTTCGACCCTCAAAGACCTTCGCCTGAGCAAAAACAATTACTGGCAGGACAGGTTTAGAGGATTATAA
- a CDS encoding 4-alpha-glucanotransferase, whose product MKFRFVIHYNTQWGQRLFVCGSSSELGAWIPESATPLHYMENGRWEWEGEINEAFEYKYFILHEPSGTKTWEWGANRVANLPGKGFERIDLLDFWRPEKDIENTFFTSAFTRALMGRSNHGETFPSFPDAPDAGTIYHFRLYAPRIDEKYRICISGNHPSLGEWKEEKAVVLSDNEYPMWQTYVSLAAKPGIIEYKYGIYDTATKKIVSWETGENRKLYHIPQRGKKIAVVVTDIKFRYENPFWRAAGVAIPVFSLRSESSTGVGEFADINLLVDWAVRTGMKLVQILPVNDTVATHTWTDSYPYAAISVFALHPIYLSPEKMGKLKSAKSMKVFEEERKTLNALPEVDYEGVMKLKSSYFKALYDQEKKKVFASSAYKQFFETNRDWLLPYGVFSMLRDRYHTPDFSQWPEFSVYDAQAVEAFASPDSAHFDDIGVHYFIQYHLHLQLHEAASYARSQGVVLKGDIPIGIYRHSVDAWTSPHLYHMNAQAGAPPDDFAITGQNWGFPTYNWEEMAKDDFAWWKDRLIQLSAYFDAFRIDHILGFFRIWEIPGHAVEGLLGQFSPSLPLSREELESKGLYMDYDRFCKPYIPAYLVGEFFGEYTERAVSEFLEMSRNGRYRLQAPFQTQKGVEAHCLAKQSENPEDHAYYERAKDALFGLIREVIFLEAPGSEGKAFNPRIALHFTKSFADLDYGTQQILNKLYDDYFYHRHEWFWRDQAMIKLPALKAATDMLICGEDLGMVPASVPGVMDDLGILSLEIQRMPKNPEREFGIPGEAPYMSVSSPSSHDMSTIRGWWEENRKKTQRFFNHILGYAGDAPFFCEPWVCREIIDRHLQSPSMWTVFPIQDLIAMDEKIRRENPHEERINVPSNPKHYWRYRFHMTLEDLLKNDGFNDYLREMIKISGRNTAF is encoded by the coding sequence ATGAAATTCCGTTTTGTCATTCACTATAATACCCAATGGGGGCAGAGGCTCTTTGTTTGTGGTTCTTCATCTGAATTAGGAGCATGGATTCCCGAATCTGCTACCCCGCTTCATTATATGGAGAATGGCCGATGGGAATGGGAAGGCGAGATTAATGAGGCCTTTGAGTACAAGTATTTTATCCTCCATGAACCCAGCGGAACCAAAACCTGGGAATGGGGGGCAAACCGCGTGGCAAACCTGCCCGGAAAAGGGTTTGAACGGATAGACCTTCTTGACTTCTGGCGCCCGGAAAAAGATATTGAAAACACCTTTTTCACCTCAGCTTTCACCCGTGCACTCATGGGGCGATCGAATCATGGCGAAACGTTTCCTTCGTTTCCGGATGCGCCTGATGCAGGTACCATTTACCACTTTCGCCTGTATGCGCCAAGGATAGACGAAAAATACAGGATCTGCATTTCGGGCAATCATCCATCCCTGGGAGAATGGAAGGAGGAAAAAGCCGTAGTTCTTTCCGATAATGAGTATCCCATGTGGCAAACCTATGTATCACTGGCTGCCAAACCGGGCATCATCGAATACAAATACGGTATCTACGATACAGCGACAAAAAAAATCGTTTCATGGGAAACGGGAGAAAACCGAAAACTGTACCACATCCCCCAAAGAGGAAAAAAGATCGCAGTTGTTGTTACAGATATTAAATTCCGATACGAAAACCCCTTCTGGAGAGCAGCAGGTGTGGCCATTCCTGTATTCTCTCTGAGAAGCGAGTCCAGCACGGGTGTGGGTGAATTTGCCGATATCAACTTGCTGGTTGACTGGGCAGTAAGAACCGGGATGAAACTGGTGCAAATCCTTCCGGTAAATGACACCGTAGCCACACATACGTGGACAGACTCCTACCCCTACGCCGCAATTTCCGTTTTTGCGCTTCACCCCATTTATCTCTCTCCGGAAAAAATGGGCAAACTGAAGTCCGCAAAAAGTATGAAGGTTTTTGAGGAGGAAAGAAAAACACTCAATGCCCTGCCTGAAGTTGACTATGAGGGCGTGATGAAGTTAAAGTCTTCCTACTTCAAAGCGTTATATGATCAGGAAAAGAAAAAAGTATTTGCCAGCTCTGCCTATAAACAATTTTTCGAAACCAATCGAGACTGGCTGCTCCCTTATGGCGTTTTCTCCATGCTGAGAGACAGATATCATACGCCTGATTTTTCACAGTGGCCGGAGTTTTCAGTCTATGACGCCCAGGCTGTAGAAGCTTTTGCATCGCCGGATTCAGCACATTTTGACGATATCGGCGTCCATTATTTCATTCAGTACCACCTCCACCTGCAATTGCATGAAGCGGCATCATACGCCCGTTCGCAAGGAGTGGTACTTAAAGGAGATATTCCCATTGGCATCTATCGGCACAGTGTGGATGCGTGGACATCGCCGCATTTATACCATATGAATGCACAGGCAGGAGCACCGCCCGACGACTTTGCCATCACCGGCCAAAACTGGGGGTTTCCCACCTACAATTGGGAAGAAATGGCCAAAGACGATTTTGCCTGGTGGAAAGACCGGCTTATCCAGCTTTCTGCATATTTTGATGCCTTCCGCATCGATCATATCCTCGGATTCTTCCGCATCTGGGAAATTCCCGGTCATGCAGTCGAGGGCCTGCTCGGTCAGTTTAGCCCTTCCCTACCCTTGAGCCGGGAAGAACTCGAATCCAAAGGGCTATATATGGATTACGACAGATTCTGTAAGCCTTATATTCCCGCTTATCTGGTCGGAGAATTTTTCGGAGAATATACAGAACGTGCTGTCAGTGAGTTTTTGGAAATGAGCAGAAATGGCAGATATCGCCTCCAGGCTCCCTTTCAAACACAAAAAGGAGTAGAAGCACATTGCCTGGCAAAACAGTCCGAAAACCCTGAAGATCACGCTTACTACGAGCGGGCAAAAGACGCACTGTTTGGACTGATACGTGAAGTGATTTTCCTTGAAGCGCCAGGAAGCGAGGGTAAGGCATTTAACCCGAGAATTGCCCTGCATTTCACCAAATCATTTGCTGATCTGGATTATGGCACACAGCAAATTCTCAACAAGCTGTATGACGACTATTTTTACCACCGGCACGAATGGTTCTGGCGTGACCAGGCAATGATCAAACTCCCTGCCTTAAAGGCAGCTACCGATATGCTGATCTGCGGCGAGGATTTGGGTATGGTTCCGGCCTCTGTACCCGGCGTAATGGACGACCTGGGAATCCTGAGTCTGGAGATTCAGCGAATGCCTAAAAATCCAGAAAGAGAATTTGGCATTCCGGGTGAAGCACCCTATATGTCGGTTTCATCTCCTTCCAGTCATGACATGTCCACCATTCGCGGATGGTGGGAAGAAAACCGCAAAAAAACCCAGCGGTTTTTCAATCATATTCTGGGTTATGCAGGCGATGCACCCTTTTTCTGTGAGCCATGGGTATGCCGCGAAATCATTGACCGGCATTTACAATCACCCAGTATGTGGACGGTTTTTCCAATACAGGATCTCATCGCCATGGATGAAAAAATCAGGAGGGAAAATCCACATGAAGAAAGAATCAATGTTCCCAGTAACCCAAAACATTACTGGCGATACAGATTCCATATGACACTGGAAGATTTGCTCAAAAATGATGGGTTTAACGACTATCTCCGGGAAATGATCAAAATTTCAGGCAGGAATACCGCATTCTGA
- a CDS encoding formylglycine-generating enzyme family protein has product MRSSGTTYRSEWTSFPAFTAALEQKGISISADAWPRVYRILEKAETPAQLKLKLCPLIAASPEEQTLFYETFDRFFDDDKIPEEFFGKGDHSPQLPPELVGEELPEKLGSKPEPELRTGNRQKFIAVIAGIFLIILALTVWVLPDLSLQTRLVLQIIVLVAAFVGVWIYRILQRKLVARRIESKEPPWFWNIDLKIEERMDFGAELPILARQLRRRLPGNIPHLNLRATVNETIRSGGALTLRYNYRTRPAEYLFLIDQTSFADHRRHVYEMLYKELLNNNVYAERFFYTDDLRVCWNEKHPGGISLEKIALRYADYRLIVFGDAWKMINPVSGLLMNWTEVFGHWESRALMTSRPTAAWGYDELRLSERFVVLPANPEGLLQVIHYFEESKKYNPKVVRDTLIQPEIETDVAGLKKYFTQSVRTWISACAIYPEVNWDLTLYLGEFLAIHLKENLLTFSNLVKLSQLSWFRNGRMSDKDRVDLLNSLDKTLRLTLHQKMVDALEEQYKRAPVPAVSAAYSEFRLQLAIHKLESGNYEGGRKELQREIKTLIQEGVKNDFIAIQSVAAPGPLEVVIPEGMRSLAYNSSGSSLADRFRKLIPSGKPKQVEPEEEKLDTESPENETYQEETPALDTTDEMEPTSFVSTVSQQIFPLPEMIKIMGGTFKRGDYNVNVSDFWLGKTAMTVGQFAAFIDATGYKTDAEKGDGSNIWTGSKWEKKAGVNWRCDTKGDVRPESEWNHPVIHVSWNDAKAYCDWLSELAGQKWRLPTEAEWEYAAGGGSENRTEYAGTNNKSELGDYAWYTKNTKDTGTRPVGQKKPNRLGLYDMSGNVWEWCGDWYGEYPSSDISDPQGPEKGTDRVYRGGSWFHDAEYCRVSRRNNYTPDYRSRYLGFRPVRTN; this is encoded by the coding sequence ATGAGAAGTTCGGGGACCACATACCGCAGCGAATGGACATCCTTTCCCGCCTTCACCGCCGCTCTGGAACAAAAGGGTATATCCATCAGTGCAGATGCCTGGCCGCGTGTGTACCGGATTCTGGAAAAAGCTGAAACCCCGGCTCAACTCAAACTTAAACTCTGCCCGCTTATCGCTGCTTCGCCGGAAGAACAAACGCTCTTCTACGAGACATTTGACCGGTTTTTTGATGATGATAAAATACCGGAAGAATTTTTCGGCAAAGGTGATCATTCCCCGCAACTACCGCCGGAACTTGTCGGAGAGGAGCTTCCGGAAAAACTGGGTTCCAAACCTGAACCTGAACTGAGAACCGGGAACCGGCAGAAATTTATTGCAGTTATTGCTGGTATATTCCTGATTATACTGGCTCTTACAGTATGGGTTTTGCCTGATCTTTCTCTCCAAACCCGGTTAGTGCTGCAAATCATAGTGCTGGTTGCAGCGTTCGTCGGCGTATGGATTTACCGGATATTACAGCGCAAACTGGTCGCCCGAAGGATCGAATCCAAAGAACCTCCCTGGTTTTGGAATATAGACCTGAAAATCGAGGAACGAATGGATTTTGGGGCAGAACTACCCATACTCGCCCGGCAACTGCGTCGCCGTTTGCCCGGCAATATTCCCCATCTCAACCTACGCGCTACGGTAAATGAAACCATTCGCAGCGGCGGTGCACTGACGCTCAGGTACAACTATCGAACCCGTCCGGCGGAGTACCTGTTTCTCATCGACCAGACTTCTTTTGCCGATCATCGCCGGCATGTGTATGAAATGTTGTACAAGGAACTGCTGAATAACAACGTATATGCCGAGCGGTTTTTTTATACCGACGACCTGCGGGTGTGCTGGAACGAAAAACATCCCGGCGGGATCAGCCTCGAAAAAATCGCCCTCCGGTATGCCGACTACCGGCTGATCGTTTTTGGCGATGCCTGGAAGATGATCAACCCTGTGAGCGGTTTGCTGATGAACTGGACCGAAGTATTTGGCCATTGGGAAAGCCGGGCGTTGATGACCTCCCGACCTACTGCTGCCTGGGGCTATGACGAACTGCGGCTTTCGGAGCGGTTTGTGGTATTACCCGCCAATCCCGAGGGACTGTTGCAGGTGATTCACTATTTCGAAGAAAGCAAAAAATACAACCCCAAAGTGGTACGGGATACCCTCATACAGCCGGAGATTGAAACTGATGTTGCGGGGCTGAAAAAATATTTTACCCAATCAGTAAGAACCTGGATCTCAGCCTGCGCCATTTACCCGGAGGTGAACTGGGATTTGACCCTTTACCTGGGAGAATTTCTTGCCATACATTTGAAGGAAAACCTGCTCACCTTTTCAAACCTGGTCAAACTATCTCAATTGTCATGGTTTCGCAATGGGCGGATGTCCGATAAGGATCGGGTAGATTTGCTCAATTCACTGGACAAAACCCTGCGTCTGACCTTACATCAGAAAATGGTGGATGCCCTGGAGGAGCAGTATAAACGGGCGCCGGTTCCGGCAGTATCGGCAGCCTACAGCGAGTTTCGCCTGCAACTGGCGATACACAAACTCGAATCCGGGAACTATGAAGGCGGTCGAAAAGAATTGCAGCGCGAGATCAAAACCCTGATTCAGGAAGGCGTCAAAAACGACTTTATCGCTATCCAGAGTGTAGCCGCCCCCGGTCCGCTGGAGGTGGTGATACCGGAGGGAATGCGTAGTCTGGCTTATAACTCCTCAGGCAGCAGCCTGGCTGATAGGTTTAGGAAATTGATTCCATCTGGAAAGCCGAAGCAAGTAGAGCCAGAGGAGGAAAAATTAGACACGGAATCACCCGAAAACGAAACCTATCAAGAAGAGACTCCAGCTCTGGATACCACGGATGAGATGGAACCAACGTCTTTCGTTTCAACTGTTTCCCAACAGATATTTCCTTTGCCGGAGATGATAAAGATCATGGGCGGGACGTTTAAGCGGGGCGATTATAACGTAAATGTGAGCGACTTCTGGCTGGGGAAAACGGCGATGACAGTGGGACAGTTTGCTGCATTTATTGATGCAACGGGTTATAAAACCGATGCCGAAAAAGGGGATGGAAGTAATATCTGGACTGGTTCAAAATGGGAGAAAAAAGCGGGGGTAAATTGGCGATGTGATACAAAAGGAGATGTACGTCCAGAAAGTGAGTGGAATCATCCGGTGATTCACGTAAGCTGGAATGACGCAAAGGCGTATTGCGATTGGTTGAGTGAGCTGGCCGGTCAAAAGTGGCGTTTGCCGACGGAGGCGGAGTGGGAGTATGCAGCGGGTGGTGGCTCAGAGAATCGGACGGAGTATGCGGGCACAAATAACAAAAGCGAATTAGGCGACTATGCCTGGTATACAAAAAACACGAAAGATACGGGTACGCGTCCTGTGGGACAGAAAAAGCCCAACCGATTAGGTCTTTACGACATGAGCGGAAATGTATGGGAGTGGTGTGGGGACTGGTATGGGGAATATCCTTCCTCGGATATATCCGACCCACAAGGCCCTGAAAAAGGCACGGACCGGGTGTACCGCGGGGGCAGTTGGTTCCACGACGCGGAGTACTGCCGAGTTTCGCGCCGCAACAACTACACGCCCGACTACCGCAGCCGCTACCTTGGGTTCCGTCCCGTCAGGACTAATTAA
- a CDS encoding MoxR family ATPase gives MPLDHYQQINLPPVKPDVKNDPKKYKPSDALINAFNVALELNMPLLLTGEPGTGKTQFAHHIAHRFGLGKVLVFNAKTSSIASDLFYRYQAVKHFQYIQNIQHNGDSGKNAEDFIEYEALGKAILIALTEKKRSVVLIDEIDKAPRDFPNDILNELENLKFSVPETDQTFEAPDDLRPIIILTSNSEKNLPAPFLRRCAYVNIDFPNADGLLKIVQLKLGQYENIDKWITEFEKIRKRAADLNTKKPATAEFIAWLMVLKQLDFSAADLNSSDKKTQLMQSYAVLAKSEELLKDLEKELGK, from the coding sequence ATGCCACTCGACCACTACCAACAAATAAACCTCCCTCCGGTAAAACCCGACGTCAAAAACGATCCGAAAAAATACAAACCCTCCGATGCGCTCATCAATGCCTTTAATGTGGCGCTCGAACTTAATATGCCGCTCCTGCTGACCGGTGAGCCGGGTACGGGTAAAACGCAGTTTGCCCACCATATCGCTCACCGCTTTGGCCTCGGTAAGGTGCTGGTGTTTAACGCCAAAACCTCCTCCATCGCGAGCGATCTGTTTTATCGCTATCAGGCGGTCAAACATTTTCAGTATATCCAGAATATTCAGCACAATGGCGATTCTGGCAAAAATGCGGAAGATTTTATCGAATACGAAGCACTGGGTAAGGCGATCCTGATTGCGCTGACAGAGAAAAAACGATCGGTAGTGCTCATTGACGAAATTGACAAAGCGCCCCGCGATTTCCCCAACGATATTCTCAACGAACTGGAAAACCTGAAATTCTCCGTGCCGGAGACAGACCAGACATTTGAAGCACCCGATGATCTTCGCCCCATTATCATTTTGACCAGCAATTCGGAGAAAAATCTTCCCGCTCCCTTTTTGCGGAGGTGTGCTTATGTCAATATAGATTTTCCAAATGCAGATGGCCTGCTCAAGATCGTTCAGCTCAAACTCGGGCAGTATGAAAATATAGATAAATGGATAACCGAATTTGAAAAAATCCGAAAACGGGCAGCCGACCTCAATACCAAAAAACCCGCAACCGCTGAGTTTATCGCCTGGCTAATGGTGCTGAAACAATTGGACTTTTCGGCGGCTGATCTCAATTCCTCCGACAAGAAAACCCAACTTATGCAGTCGTATGCTGTGCTGGCAAAAAGCGAGGAATTGCTGAAAGATTTGGAAAAAGAACTGGGTAAATAG